The window TATTTTGGGTTTCTTTCTGTGTAGATTTTAAAAACATAGTGGGGTTTATCTATCTCTTTCTCAAACAATTGACACTTTACAGGCACTTCACAGAATGAGCTTTGCTGAAATGATTTTCCTAAGTTATTAGAAGAGTCCATCTTTCTAATATAATCTATATGTCTACACCCCTCGGACAACTCAGATATGGAATTAGATACACAATCATCAGTCTTTAAAAGGAGACAACTTCGTCACGACCTAGCACATTGATCTATTGACATTGAGATGTCTCCAACACAAGTAGAATCTTGCGCCAAATGAAAATCTATCCAAAGGGTATTAATGCAACGTGGGATGTGATATCGAACATCTAAAAGTCTGTATTTCTGATAACATAATTAGATCCACCCTTTCAATTTTTTTCACATGTCTAGCGATCAAAGATTTCTGGAACATGGATGCTAATACAATAGTATTCGTGGCCGATCCCACCTTCGGTAGAGGACTAAACCAATATTTTTCTCATCTTCCTTGACTCCCAACTTTTATGTTTATGTTCTTTGTTATTCAACcgagaaaaatattaaaacttcaaTGTTGGAGCTTCGGTTGATTTAGACATACCGCGCAGTTTCTGGAGCCGATTAGCCGGGAAATACGGAAACGTTTTTTACTGGAGAGAAAAGGTTAAAGTTCCTCAAGTCACATTAATACGGTCAATATTATGAAACTTTTACCGTTAGTAAGATAGTCTTGATCTTGAGTTGGGAGAGGACACATCTATCAATGCCGCTGTCATGGAAATCTCGACCTGCTTGAGAGAACCTGTGGGGTGCAAACAACTGCTCAGAAGTAAAATGAAAATATGTGGTTCTTAGTATTTGTTTCTATGTATGTTTGGTTCTCCTGTACGACAATCTTTCAACAGAACTTCATATACATTTTGTGATACTACACAttgattttcattaaattattacAAGATCATATCCATAAGCATAAATCATTAACTGTTTGAAGCCTTTGAGCTGACAGTATGATAATATTTGTGTTGTTTCTTGATTAAGATGTTTTCACACCATCGGGAACCTCTGCAGCTTTACTTGTTGATTCTAGGATCTAGAATTCTAATTTCATGTTACCTTGAGGATAATATCTTGAATATGCATCCAATGATACACTTATCTTTACAAGTGAGGTTAACTGAAAAAAGTGTGAATCACACATGTAAGAATAAATGTTTAACTTTGGATACATCTCTACGGCTATTGTCCTGAGGTACCATCTCACTAACAAACACCGAAATTTCGTAACTCCATGTCATAGCAGAAATAAACTCAAATAGGAGAATGTGGTAATGACACCCTGCTATATCCATAAAATTTTAGATATATGAAATATTTCCAGGATTTCTTAGTACAGCCTCTATGATTACCTGAACATACAGCATGCTTTATACTTTCATCAATCAATCTAGTCCACAAGTGAAATAGGCATATGATTGATCGATCTCACAATGCATAAGCCAAAAGACACATTTGATCACGCAGTTGGCTTACGCTGAAACGAGGTTCCGGGATCCTCAGTACTTGGGAAGACCTGGAGACCGGTGACCATGGCATCTGGTGGACCCCTCCGGCAACGTTGCTCCATCTCCTCAACTTTATCGGGGTTCCCAGAAAACAGGGCTTCCACAGAGCCATCTCTCATGTTCCGAACCCAACCCTTGAGCCCCAATTCATTGGCATTGTTAATTGTCCAATTTCTGTAGAATACACCCTGAACCCTCCCCTTTATCACCACTCTTACCTACAATACaccgcaaaaaaaaaaaaaatagaagcagtcacacacacattcattcttcaaaattttattgaaattttcaccgacttcatcccaactTAATACTAGACACAGATACAACAAAGGCCCGTAAAAGCTGATGAAGAATCGATATCAACAACAGATTCTCGGACCAAAAACATAATCCTTTAGCGCAGAACAAATTATCAAAATTGAAGCATAAAATCAGTAGAAATATGAGAAACGGATGATTTCTCACAGTTTTAGCATTTGAGTCGGCGGCGGGTGCATCCTTATCCTGGGAGAAGTTCACGGAGGCGGACATAGGACAGACGAGAGGAGGTAAACGACTTCGGAACATAGGAAGAAAAGGAGCAGGAGGAAGAAGAAAAGGGCGAGGAACCGATAGAGAAAGAGGAAGAAGATAAAGATGAAGACGGCGTACAAGAGCGCGAAGGTGGGGGAATCGTCTGTGGCAGAGACTAGCATTACTGTCACGGTGGCGCGGCCATGGGAAGTCTGGAAGATTCTTCGAGCAGAGAATATGGGATTTCAAGATTGAGTTCGCCATCTTTATTTCAGCTCGAAAGGTTCTGAACTTGAGCATGGAATTTGTGCGGAAGGAATCTTGGGAAAGAGTTATGGCAGGCCGTCGAACTGTGGATCCAGGAATCTTGGACGGTACATGGAGATTCCATGAAATATGCTCTTAGGCCTGCCACAAATGGGCCGCAGATTCGAATTCAGGGCTATTCCTTGACAACAACTCACCCAAACTACCATGAATTTTCTATGATCTACACATGAAATCCATTTTTTTCGGCCCAATTGTTTTGGCAGCCCAATTCGAAAACTTTCAGATACTAAATATCCTGTGAAATATTAATGGTTATTAGTTTTACGTATCCGTCCTCattttactaaaaaaaaaatttaactcaAATTACTATAAATATCTATTATAAGTCAATATAAACAAttttaaactttttattttCAACTAATGTAGAATAAGGATATCACAATTGTTTCATCTTATATAAAAACGGTATGATAGAATATTTATTATGCAAgtgtattttctataaatcTTGTATTCCTTGCATTTGAAAACCGAGGTTAACATATATAAATAAGGTTAAGTAAAATAAAGGACGTGGAATCTTCTTCTTTCAGACAAGAACttgtttgggctaaaaataatttaattacaagCCCAAGTCAATTCTGAAGCCCAATTAAATAAGCCCATAAAAGAATAATTCTTAATCGATTAAAAAATGAGCACTGAGCGCGGAAGAGAAAAAGAACGTGGGAGGATAGTTAGAAATCGTGGCATTAGGGGAGCAGATAGTGGAGATCATGGGGGAGTGGAGAAAGAGGACGCAGCGGCCAGGAAGAAAAAGGAATCGGCTAACACAACGAGAGGGAGACACAACACAACTCTTCAACACAGACAAATCTGCAAATACTCTCTGCAAAATTTCCAATATTCAAGCAATAGTCTTTTTCAAGCTTTCAAGCATATTTCTATTTACGTCTTCTCGTTTGTAGATTTCAGCAacttcatattttatatttttatgtcttgtaaatttctacagtttattgaaaatataaacgatGTCAGAGATTTATTCCTCAAATCCCaatagttttctttattttggcgttatagttgttttaggagattagaaccgacgatcaaatttagaattcacaATCGCttgtttttagaagttagattttatcattttcacacaaatcggtgcacttcgcacctggcacgcccgcaacaccaaatattgtgcaaacatatttttggcacGCCCGGTGGGACCATCACTATGCCGCCAAGAAGGAAAGAAAACGTCAATCAAAGAGACGGGAAGTTTCTACCAAGCCAGGAAGAGACTCATGCTCCACAGATAGAACAATCGGCTTCTGAAGAGCCGACCAGGGAGTTGGATTTGCATCCAAGTCATGTTCCAGAGGTATATGCtcatatttcaaatcatttggttGAAACGTTGGCTGCGATAAAATTTGAAGAAATATCAGAAGCACTGTCCAAAGCTGTGTCTGATTGCTTGAAGACAGTATTGGGTAAACCGAACCAATCAACCAACAAAGAGCAAAATACCATTGTTAAAGAGGCTGATCAGGGGAGTAATCAATTCACTGAACTCGACCAGGGAGCAGGACACTCAATGGCTGGCGATCCTCGCCGCCCAGAGTTGGCACTCCCAAACCAACGGGAAGGAAGTTACACACTATCACATAAAAAGGAGAAAACTTTAGGTGGAAGAGTTCGGCCATATCCACGTACAGGTGGAGCAGGGAGTTTGAAACAACCTGTCAACCAAGTCCATGCGATTACTAATCCTTTGTATCAACCAGGAATGGATGATGATATACCACACTTGGGTTATCATGGAGTTGATGGAAGTTTCCAAGGATGTAATGTTGGTTACAGTACAGAGGCTCAGACTCGGGGGGCAAACTATTATCACCATCTGCTCCCCAACAAAAACGCAACAATGATCGATCTTGATATGGTGAGAGAAACTGTGCAAGAAATGTATGGGCCGGCTTTGAGACAAATTGGCCGCCTAGAATTTCACAAGCCATACCCCAACCACATAGATATCAACAATCCATTTCCCAGATGTTACAAAGTACCAGATTTCAGCTTATTTTCTGGAGAAGATAGTCAATCTAGCCTTGAGCACATTGCTAGGTTCACTATAAGGTGTGGGGAGCTGGCAAACTTGGAAAACTTTATTACTTTGAAGTTGAGATTGTTCCCAAATACCTTTACTGGCACGGCATTTTCGGGGTATGCCGCACTTCCTCGAAACTCAATCTTAAGTTGGAAAGATATGGAGAAGCAATTCCTTACTCAGTTTTACCGAACTGAGCCTGAGGCGTGCATCGCTGATTTGTCAAAGATATCTCAGAAAAAAGGAGAAACAGCTGATATGTTCATTGATAGGTTCAAGAAAGCAAAGAACAAGTGCAAGGTGTTTCTGTCAGAGACTGAGTTTGTCAAAATAGTACAAAAGAGGCTAGACTTTGAGCATAAGAAGAAGTTTCAGGATATGGAATTCAGAGATTTCTTTGAACTTGCAGCAAAGGTTGGGGAGTACGAGGAACTATTGACAGATGAGTCGTCTAACAAGAAAACAACAATGGAATCTTATTACCAGGAGGTGGAAGATGTTTTGGCAGAAATTCGATCAGCTGGTTCATGCACGGTTCCCCTGCTAAAAATGAAGCTGACAGAAACTGAAAAGAAGAATAGCTCCCAACCTCCCAAGGACATGCAGTACACATTCAATATTTCCAAAACAGATGACATATTTGATTTTCTGGTTAAAGAAAAGTTCATCGCTTTTTCACCTGATCATCGGATGCCTACTAAAGATGAGCTGAAAAGTCGAGAATACTGTAAGTATCACAACTCATACAATCATTCCACTAAATTGTGTTGGGCTTTCAAGAATGTTCTGCAGGAAAGAATCAACAAAGGAATATTGAAATTCCCTAACAAGCAAGAGTACATGGCAGTGGACAATGACCCATTTCCTCCTGCGGCATCGGTAAACGTGAACGTCACAAATTTGAGAAATTTGTTGAATGACAAGAGAAGAAGCCGATTCTTTGCAATGAAAGACCGAATAATTAAGAAATGTTGGATTCCGAAAGGTCAACTATTTGAGGCCGCTGTAAGGTATAGTACTAATCAACTAAGAACATTTCAGCAGCGTTTTCCCAGAAGTGTTGGTGAATCTGCGGCCTCTAGGCCGAAGAACCAATATTTATTCAAGAGACCAGTGCTTGAGAATCAATTGTTTAGAGGGGAGTCGTCTCGCAATCAGCACCAGAGATACTCGAACAGGAGGAACGTGAACAGAGTTGAACCacgaaagatagaaatcaggaAGAAGTCACTTTATCATGATAAAAGTCAGCGTGTGAATGAAGCTCCGGTGAGAAAGACTGTAGAGGTCAGGGAAGCTCGACCCAGATTTGTACGTCCAGCCAAAAAAGAATTCACCCACGAATGGAGAGTGGCCCAACACAGAAAATTCCCTAGGCCACCAACTCGAACCCAGAAAAGAAGGCTGTTGAGGGAAAAAGCGGCTGCAAAAAAGGAAGAACTTTCTAAGGTAGACAATAAACCCATACATGATATGCCAGTCATCGAATCACAAGCGGGAAGTAGGTCAAACTTTGGTAGGTCCGCCACTGAAGATAAGTGGGTCGACGAAGACGATGATTTACCGAgtgattatgagaatcaagaAAGGAAAACATTCAGTTTCTGTATAGGGAAGTTCCACATATCAGTGGACTGTGCCACAGGATTGACGATACTACCAGAAAGGTTCAAACTTGTCGAGGAAGAATGCGGGGAGTCAGTGTCTGAAGTAGCTGTTGAAGAGATGAAGGTTTGCAACAAACTCCCCGAAAGAGGTTCAGGAGTTATTATCAGAGAAGATCACCCTAACAAGCCTAAGCATGTGATTTTGGAAAAGACAACAGCCGATATGACTAATGACATAAGGTCTTTATACATCAAGGCTCATGTGAATGGCAAGCCAGTGTCCAAAGTGTTAATCGACAATGGCTCGGTAGTGAATGTCTTGCCAGTGAGGATGTTTAAAAATTTGGGCAAAAATGAAGAGGACCTAATCTCCACAGAAGTTTCTGTTGCTGCGTTTACGGAAAAAACCACCAAGAACATTGAGTTTTTCccagctgatgttgttgtggGGAGTATATCGTCTATTTGCGCATTTTTTGTTGTGAACTCATCTGCCAACTTCCAAGCTTTGTTAGGCAGATATTGGATCCATGCAAATCAGTGCATCACATCCTCAATGCACCGGttctttttattttggaaaggaGATTACGTGGAGATTGTGGAAGCCGATGCACAGCCTTTCCAAGCTCATGCCAACACAGTGGAGGCCAGATACTATAACGGGGATTTCGGGCCCATAAAAGTCTGTGGCAAGGATAGAAAAAAGAGTCTAGTTTACATGCAGTCCCTAACCCCAAGTTCAGTGTTGAACCAGATACTTAAACCTACTGTCTTCGGGCCATATAGGCCGATGATTCAGCCGACGATCGAGGAGATCGATGATTGAATACAACCAAATGGAGAAAGAGGTGGCTGCAGCCTTCGTGTGGAAAGTCTACATGCAGCAGGTTTCGGATAGAGTATGCGATGAGGAACAATGGAATATCCATGGGACGGAAGTGGTTTATGAAGATGAGTTCGAAGAGGAGCATGAAAAAGATGAGATTCAAGTTGACGAGTTATTAATGGCGCCATCTCAACTGGAAGATGGCCAACATGAGGTACAAGACCCGTTAGAAGAACCAGAGGAGCTGAGAATCCAAGCGTACATTGCTATAATGTTACAGAAATATAAAGTAGCGAGAATCTACAACAAAAGAGTTAACAAGAAAAGCTTCCATAAGGGGGAAGTAGTGTGGAAGGCTATACTGCTTTTAGGAACAAAAGATAGGAAGCTGGGCAAGTGGTCTCCCAATTGGGAGGGACCATTCAAAGTACATAAGGTGTTGGACGGAAACGCATATTGGCTATCAAGTCTAGATGACCAATCACACAAAAGATGCATAAATGGCAAGTATCTCAAGCCTTATTTTCCAAGTATGAGGGAAGAAGTAAGAAAAGCTTGCCAGTAAAGCAATCACGAAGGCTAATCTTGATTGGGGAGTTGGCATTCTTCAGTGGGGTTGGCATTCTTCAGTGGGGAGTTGGCCTTCGGGGCCACTTTTGTATATATTAAGTTCCTGATTTCAAGGTGTCATGTGACGTAGGCCCTAGGGCCACTGAAATAAACATATTTTGTTTATGATTCAACAATAAAATTGATCGGGGAGAGTGGGACAATAAGCCACCTTCATTCATTATGTTGAAGGTCCATTATTTCACTAGGGAGTCGGCCTTATGGCCACTTATTTCCAATGTTTTTATTGTACCAAAAATCATGGTGGAATAGACCATACTGCCATTATAATTGGTTGTTTGCATGTGCAGTGACAGATTCATAAAGTAGGCCTTGAGGCCACTTAGAATATGGGAGGAAAGGAACACAACGAGCGGGGAGTTGGGATCACCGAACGGAATAATGAGTAATAAAAGAAGAACTGAAGAGGAC is drawn from Primulina eburnea isolate SZY01 chromosome 10, ASM2296580v1, whole genome shotgun sequence and contains these coding sequences:
- the LOC140842571 gene encoding uncharacterized protein, with translation MLKFRTFRAEIKMANSILKSHILCSKNLPDFPWPRHRDSNASLCHRRFPHLRALVRRLHLYLLPLSLSVPRPFLLPPAPFLPMFRSRLPPLVCPMSASVNFSQDKDAPAADSNAKTVRVVIKGRVQGVFYRNWTINNANELGLKGWVRNMRDGSVEALFSGNPDKVEEMEQRCRRGPPDAMVTGLQVFPSTEDPGTSFQRSLKQVEISMTAALIDVSSPNSRSRLSY